Proteins encoded by one window of Xylella fastidiosa:
- the xpsH gene encoding type II secretion system protein XpsH, translating to MLPCSAPFRFQTSSGAPVDAQGVSLLEMLLVIALIALISLLGVAVLSGGMDGVQLRNSGKQLAAELRYTRTVALATGTAQRFMIDPQRRRWQGPNGHQGKLPGALQIRFSGAQQLQTSSGEGVIQFFDDGASSGGRIDLEMKRAYWRIDVGWITGEVRSGPLRTSASL from the coding sequence GCTCCGTTCCGTTTTCAGACCTCTTCAGGTGCGCCGGTAGATGCACAGGGCGTTTCGTTGTTGGAAATGTTACTTGTGATTGCTTTGATCGCCTTGATCAGCTTGCTTGGCGTTGCGGTGTTGTCTGGTGGTATGGATGGTGTCCAGCTGCGCAACAGCGGTAAGCAGCTTGCTGCGGAGTTGCGTTACACACGTACTGTGGCGTTGGCGACGGGGACTGCACAGCGTTTTATGATCGATCCGCAACGACGCCGATGGCAGGGACCCAATGGTCATCAGGGCAAATTGCCTGGTGCATTGCAGATTCGTTTCAGTGGTGCGCAGCAGTTGCAGACGTCTTCGGGTGAGGGGGTGATTCAGTTCTTCGACGATGGAGCTTCAAGTGGTGGACGTATCGATCTGGAAATGAAGCGTGCCTATTGGCGTATTGATGTGGGTTGGATCACCGGTGAGGTGCGTTCCGGACCGTTGCGGACATCTGCATCATTATGA